The following proteins are co-located in the Sporosarcina pasteurii genome:
- the rpsT gene encoding 30S ribosomal protein S20: MPNIKSAIKRVKQGAERNERNAHAKATMRTAVRKAEVALENKDENAKELLSQAVKLIDTAAGKGLIHKNNASRQKARLTKKAL; the protein is encoded by the coding sequence TTGCCAAACATTAAATCAGCTATTAAACGCGTAAAACAAGGCGCTGAACGCAACGAACGTAATGCACACGCTAAAGCAACAATGCGTACTGCGGTTCGTAAAGCAGAAGTAGCACTTGAAAATAAAGACGAAAATGCAAAAGAACTTTTGTCACAAGCAGTTAAATTAATCGATACTGCCGCTGGAAAAGGCCTTATTCATAAAAATAATGCTTCCCGTCAAAAAGCACGTCTTACAAAAAAAGCGCTGTAA
- the holA gene encoding DNA polymerase III subunit delta, producing the protein MPNAIWKKIASGQVDAVYLLTGVEHHIFDATIERLKKALPEIDDASIVRFDLEETPVEAVIEEADTLPFLQDHKLIIANHAMFLSGQDKKRAEVEHNLAVLEQWLENPSPTATVVFIAPYEKLDGRKRITKKMRDMSTVIEANRLEGKDLLTWIQREAKTNGAHISSVVAQTLMNTVGDNLLSLATEIRKMATYLGENGEITNDLIEMLVPRTPEMDVFRLTDAYVASNIPKTVSIYHDLLRSGEEPIMLTSLIAGQIRLMIHVQSLRKKGYQQQQIAKALHVHPYRVKLMLENRRIPNESRLLHILKQLADIDYKLKTTSGKRERLLELFFMDSLQQRR; encoded by the coding sequence ATGCCAAATGCTATATGGAAAAAAATCGCTTCTGGTCAAGTGGATGCTGTCTATTTACTAACGGGTGTTGAACATCACATATTCGATGCTACAATTGAACGTTTAAAAAAGGCATTACCTGAAATTGATGATGCCTCTATCGTTCGATTTGATTTGGAAGAAACGCCCGTAGAAGCGGTTATTGAAGAAGCAGATACGTTGCCGTTTTTACAAGATCATAAATTAATTATCGCGAACCACGCTATGTTTTTAAGTGGACAAGATAAAAAAAGGGCAGAAGTAGAACATAATTTAGCTGTGTTAGAACAATGGTTAGAAAATCCGTCTCCAACAGCGACAGTTGTGTTTATTGCGCCTTATGAAAAATTGGATGGTCGTAAACGGATTACTAAAAAAATGAGAGACATGTCAACGGTCATTGAAGCAAATCGCCTGGAAGGGAAAGATCTTTTAACGTGGATTCAGCGCGAAGCAAAAACAAATGGGGCTCATATTTCATCGGTTGTTGCACAAACGTTAATGAATACAGTCGGAGATAATTTGTTATCTCTCGCTACAGAGATACGTAAAATGGCAACTTACCTTGGTGAAAACGGCGAAATTACGAATGATTTAATTGAGATGCTCGTACCGAGAACTCCTGAAATGGATGTGTTTCGACTAACGGACGCTTATGTAGCAAGTAATATTCCGAAGACGGTTTCTATCTATCATGATTTATTGAGAAGTGGAGAAGAACCGATTATGTTAACTTCGCTCATTGCAGGACAAATTCGTTTAATGATTCATGTACAATCATTACGTAAAAAAGGCTATCAACAACAACAAATCGCTAAGGCGCTACATGTCCATCCGTATCGTGTGAAATTAATGTTGGAAAATAGACGAATTCCGAATGAAAGTCGACTGTTACATATATTGAAACAACTTGCAGACATTGATTATAAATTAAAAACAACCAGTGGGAAGCGTGAACGTTTGCTAGAATTATTTTTTATGGATTCGCTTCAGCAACGTCGTTGA
- the spoIIP gene encoding stage II sporulation protein P: protein MKKTLQTWSAFILILFLFPIIMNLLPNGTTSATSKLMKEPLKIVYASNVFQEDVQEKQKKALLYFTHNHEAFEPVTKEKSGKVTVSHRTENITKFGEKLQAQLAVNGIETDILPVNNMQELEKKGMPFSKAYHTVRPFVQKQIEESEYDLILDMHRDSIGRDKTTVSYKGENYAKVAFVIGLEHPNYKHNEEMAVKLKAEMEKQVPGITRGLIRKSGAGVDGKYNQDLHPNVLLIELGGIENKEDELNRTIAVVAEAATSILSNKKDAEN from the coding sequence ATGAAGAAAACATTGCAAACATGGAGTGCTTTTATTCTCATTCTATTTCTATTCCCAATAATAATGAATCTCCTTCCAAACGGTACTACATCAGCAACATCAAAACTTATGAAAGAGCCACTTAAAATTGTCTATGCTTCGAATGTGTTTCAAGAGGATGTGCAGGAAAAACAGAAGAAAGCACTTCTTTATTTTACGCATAATCACGAAGCATTTGAACCCGTAACGAAAGAAAAAAGTGGAAAAGTAACCGTTTCACACCGAACTGAAAACATTACAAAGTTTGGCGAAAAACTTCAAGCACAACTTGCAGTAAATGGGATAGAAACGGATATATTACCTGTGAACAACATGCAAGAACTTGAAAAGAAGGGGATGCCTTTTTCCAAGGCTTATCACACGGTTCGTCCTTTTGTGCAAAAACAGATCGAGGAATCAGAATATGACTTAATTCTCGATATGCATCGCGATTCAATTGGTCGGGATAAAACAACCGTCAGTTATAAAGGAGAGAACTATGCAAAAGTGGCTTTTGTGATTGGGTTAGAACATCCAAATTATAAACATAACGAAGAAATGGCGGTTAAACTAAAAGCGGAAATGGAGAAACAAGTTCCTGGAATTACTCGTGGACTAATTAGAAAAAGTGGAGCAGGCGTCGATGGGAAATATAATCAAGATTTACATCCTAATGTACTACTCATTGAATTAGGCGGCATTGAAAACAAAGAAGATGAATTAAATCGTACAATTGCGGTCGTGGCAGAAGCGGCCACTTCAATTTTATCGAATAAAAAAGACGCAGAAAATTGA
- the gpr gene encoding GPR endopeptidase — protein sequence MEKFDFYRTDLLVESEEMVRHQTESEKETLEESKGIIFNESTHGRIKLTEVVVDELGEKRIGKKTGNYVTLTVPSLTPNDYEDITQLSQLLIDKLDGIVKNKEAIANGKILFIGLGNREVTPDAVGPLAMDSLREIVPEYYTEDGGEVFVYAPGVTIQTGLETADFIKAVVSEVEPDLLIVVDALAARDSSRLCRTIQLTDTGIHPGSGVGNSRKEVSEETLGLPVIAIGIPTVVDGPVMIADAIDTMFSYIASKIDEEKSPSSSLSVTPWLRSENKDVDRSVLKPIFGDWAEWPHEERVQLFEEVLTNHELRTFVSPKEIDAWVTLYAKSLSSSLSKWVRSVKK from the coding sequence ATGGAAAAATTTGATTTTTACCGGACAGACCTCCTGGTTGAAAGTGAGGAAATGGTCCGTCATCAAACTGAAAGTGAAAAAGAAACATTAGAAGAATCGAAAGGCATAATATTTAACGAATCAACGCACGGAAGAATTAAGTTGACGGAAGTCGTCGTGGATGAATTAGGTGAAAAACGAATTGGAAAGAAAACGGGGAACTACGTTACATTAACTGTTCCTTCGTTAACACCAAATGATTATGAGGATATTACACAGTTATCTCAATTGTTAATAGACAAGCTAGACGGAATTGTAAAAAATAAAGAAGCGATTGCCAATGGGAAGATTTTGTTTATCGGATTAGGGAATAGGGAAGTTACGCCGGATGCTGTTGGTCCGTTGGCGATGGATAGTTTAAGGGAGATTGTGCCGGAATATTATACTGAAGACGGCGGAGAAGTGTTTGTCTATGCACCTGGCGTAACGATACAAACAGGTTTGGAAACAGCTGACTTCATTAAAGCTGTCGTTTCAGAAGTTGAGCCGGATTTGTTGATTGTTGTCGATGCATTAGCTGCTCGTGATTCATCCAGGTTATGCCGAACGATTCAATTGACAGATACGGGGATCCATCCTGGTTCGGGTGTCGGCAATAGTCGAAAAGAAGTTTCTGAGGAAACATTAGGTTTACCTGTAATCGCAATTGGCATACCGACAGTTGTGGATGGCCCTGTGATGATTGCGGATGCCATCGATACAATGTTCAGTTATATTGCGTCCAAGATTGACGAAGAAAAAAGTCCATCTTCAAGTTTGTCAGTTACCCCTTGGTTACGTTCGGAGAATAAAGATGTGGATCGTTCTGTCTTAAAACCAATTTTTGGCGATTGGGCAGAATGGCCACATGAAGAACGTGTTCAACTTTTTGAAGAAGTGTTAACAAATCACGAACTACGGACATTCGTTTCACCAAAGGAAATTGATGCTTGGGTTACACTGTATGCTAAGAGTTTATCTAGCTCATTATCGAAGTGGGTTCGTAGTGTGAAAAAGTAA